The genomic stretch AAGACTATTCAAATAATTCAAGAACTAGAGAAAAATCCGCGTGGGGTTTATTGTGGTTTAATTGGTGTGATTGAAAAAGATAAAATGTGTTTTAATGTCCCCATACGAACACTGCATCAAGAAAGGGATTCAAAAGAGTTAAAACTAAATGTTGGAAGTGGAATTGTATGGGATAGTAAAGCCAAGGAAGAATATAAAGAAAGTATCCTAAAATCACTTTTTATTTATCCCAAAATAGATTTTTTACTTGTTGAGACAATGTTAGTAAAAGGTGGGAAAATTCAAAACTTTTCTTATCATAAAAAAAGAATGTTAGATTCTGCTGATTATTTTGGATTTAAGATTCCAAACTTCCAAGAAATAAAAAAACCCAAGGATGGTATTTTAAGAATTACTTTAAACAAACAAGGGAGATTAAAACAAGAATACAAACGATTGGAAAAACTAACTACTACAAAAATAGTTCTATCAGAAAATCCAATTGAACATCAAAATGACTTCTTGTATCACAAAACAACTTACGCACCTTGGTATGAAAAAACGCGAGAAAAAATTAGGCAAGGAGAATTCTTTGATTGTATTTTTTATAACAAAAACAATGAGCTTACAGAAGGTGCAAGAAGCAATCTTGTTTTGCAAATCAACCAAGAATTATTGACTCCAAGATTAGATTGCGGGCTCTTAAATGGCATAATGCGTAAAAAAATGTTAAGAAAAAAGCAGATTAAAGAGAAGGTTTTGTTCCTTGAAGACTTGAAAAGAGCAGAAAAAATCTTTTGCATCAACTCCGTAAGAGGTGTAGTAGAGGTATTTTTATGATTCAAATAACAATGATTGATCATTATGATTCTTTTACATACAACATTGTGCATTACCTAAAAGACTTCAATCTTAAAGTATTTTACCCTCATCAGATAGATTGGAAATTTTTAGAAAATTCCTCCCATGTGATTTTTTCCCCAGGTTATGGCCATCCTAAAGAAATGAAGCATAGCTTAAAAATCTTGGAAAAAATCTACCTAAAAAAGCCTATTTTAGGCATATGCCTAGGACATCAGATTATTGCTCATTTCTTTAACTCCAAGGTTTGCAGATTAAAAAATCCCTTTCATGGTAAAACTTCTGTGGTTACTCACTATAATAGCTCCTTATTTCAGGGGATTCCTAATCAATTTCAGGTAGGTCGTTACCATTCTTTGTGTGTTAAAAATCTTCAAGAGCCACTTCGAGTAAATTGTTTGAGTGATGATGGTGTAGTAATGGGGTTAGAGCATCAAGAATTACCAATTTATGGATTACAATTTCATCCAGAATCTATTCTCTCAAGATATGGTAAAGATATTTTGATGAATTTTTTAAAATTTTGAGGTCAAAAAAACCTTAAGATAAGAATTTTAAGTTTATTTTTTAAAAAAACTTTGATAGAATTTTGCATTCTTAAAATATACCCAAGGAGTAAAAAATGGCAATTTTTGATGATGTAAAAGAAGTGGTAGTTCAACAACTTAATGTTGATGCAAATCAAGTAAAACCAGAAGCAGAGTTCGTAAAAGATTTAGGTGCTGATTCTTTGGATGTTGTTGAACTTGTTATGGCTTTAGAAGAAAAATTTGGTATTGAAATTCCGGATGAGCAAGCAGAAAAAATTAGCACAGTAGGTGATGTTGTAGCTTATATCGAAGCTAATAAAAAGTAATTTTTGCTTGATAGGTGGTTTTCACCTATCTTTCAGAATTTTAAATTTAAAAAAGCTACACTATAAAATTAAGTTAAGGAGTATTTTGTGCGTCGTGTCGTTGTAACTGGTTTAGGGATGATAAATTCACTAGGATTAAATAAAGGAGATTCTTTTAAATCCATAATAGAGGGTAAGTGTGGGGTTAATAGAATTACTAGTTTTGATGTAAGTGACTTTCCAGTTCAGATTGCAGCAGAAATTAAAGATTTTGATCCAAATACCGTAATGAATCCAAAAGAAATAAAAAAGGCAGATCGCTTCATACAGCTTGCGCTTAAAGCTACTAAAGAAGCTATGGCTGATAGTGGTTTATTAGGTAGTGATGGAAAATGTGATACAAGCATTTCAGAAAGGTTTGGTGTAAGCAGTGGGGCTGGTATTGGTGGACTTGGTAATATAGAAAAAAATTCGATTACTTGTTTTGAAAGAGGTGCAAGAAGAATTAATCCTTTCTTTATACCATCAGCCCTTGTTAATATGCTTGGAGGATTTACCTCTATAGAGTTTGGTATTAAAGGACCAAATCTTGCCAGTGTAACTGCTTGTGCTGCTGGAACTCACGCTATTATTGAGGCTACAAAAACTATTATGTTAGGTGGTGCTGATAGGATGCTTGTGATTGGATCAGAATCTGCGATCTGTCCTGTAGGGATTGGAGGTTTTGCCGCAATGAAAGCATTAAGCGATCGTAATGACAATCCTCAAGAAGCTTCTAGACCATTTGATAAAGATCGTAATGGATTTGTAATGGGAGAGGGAGCTGGAGCATTAGTATTAGAAGATTATGATAGTGCAAAGGCTAGAGGTGCTAAGATCTATGCTGAAGTTGTTGGGTTTGGAGAGAGTGGTGATGCAAATCATATTACAACACCAGCTCCTGAAGGAGAGGGTGCTGCTAGAGCGATGAGAGCTGCATTAAATATGGCAAATACAAGGATTGATTATATTAACGCTCATGGAACAAGTACAGCATACAACGATTTATATGAAACAAAGGCAATCAAGCAAGTATTTGGTGCAGATATTCCCTTGGTAAGTTCTACAAAAGGTCAAATAGGACATTGTCTTGGAGCAGCCGGAGCAATTGAAGCGGTTATTTCTATTATGGCTATGGAAAATGGAATCCTACCTCCTACAATTAATCAAAAAGTAAAAGACCCTGAGTGTGACTTAGATTATATTCCAAATGTTGCAAGAGAAAAACAAATCAATGCTGTAATGAGCAACTCTTTTGGTTTTGGAGGAACCAATGGAGTTATTGTTTTTAAAAAAATCTAAATTTTATACAATAGGAAATAAAGAATAATGGCGGTATATCTAGACTTCGAGAAGAAAATTAAAGCTCTTCAAGATGAGATAGAAATGGCAGTCATTCGTGGTGACACTGCTGCAAAAGATATTTTAGAAGTTGAACTTGAAAAAGAAGTGCGTTCTATCTATAGTGGGATGAGTGACTATCAAAAGTTGCAACTTGCAAGACATCCTGATAGACCTTATGCCATGGATTATATACAGCTTTTGTTGACTGATTCTTATGAGATTAGTGGAGATAGGCACTTTAGTGATGATAAAGCAATTGTATGTTTTATTGGCAAAATAGAGGGTCAAGGAGTGCTAGTTATAGGAGAAGAGAAAGGTAGGGGAACAAAAACAAAGGTAATGAGGAATTTTGGTATGCCTCATCCTGAGGGTTATCGCAAAGCCTTAAGAGCTGCTAAGCTTGCAGAAAAATTTGATCTTCCTATCTTAATGCTGATAGATACAGCTGGAGCTTATCCTGGACTTGGTGCTGAAGAGAGAGGGCAAAGTGAAGCAATTGCCAAGAATCTTCAAGAGTTTGCTGCACTTAAAGTTCCTACAGTCTCTATCATCATAGGAGAAGGTGGTAGCGGTGGTGCTTTAGCAATTGGTGTTGCAGATAGACTTGCAATGATGCAATATTCTATTTTTAGTGTTATTTCTCCTGAGGGATGTGCTGCAATCTTATGGAATGATCCTGCAAAGATAGAATCAGCTACCAAGGCTATGAAAATTACACCAGAAGAGCTTAAAAAGTTTGGACTTATTGATGATATTATATTAGAACCAAGCAGAGGAGCACATAGAGATAAAGAGTTTGCAGCCTTGGCAATTAAGAAATATTTTCTTGAAAACCTAAAAGAGATAAGAGAAGAGAAAGACTTCATTGCAAAAAGATATAACAAACTTATGTCATATGGAGCTTTCATTTAGAAAGGGAAAAATATGAAAGTTGCACTTTTAATGAGTGGAGGTGTTGATAGCTCTTATTCGGCATATCTACTTAAAAGTCAGGGTTATACTGTTAAGGGATTTTATTTAAAGTTACACGATAAAGAAGAAAAGCATAAGATATTTATACAAAATTGTCAAAAAGTGGCAAAGAATCTTGGATTTGATTTTGAAGTCATAGATGCTCAAGAAGAATTTAAAAAAAGAGTTTATGATGAGTTTATACAAAGTTACAAAAGAGGAGAGACTCCAAACCCTTGTGCTTTATGTAATCCATTGATGAAATTTGGTCTAGCTCTTGAAAAGGCTATAGAGCGTGGTTGTGAAAAAATTGCTACGGGTCATTATGCAAGAATTGGTGAAATAAATGGCAAAAAATGTATCCAAGAGGCTAAAGATAAAAGCAAGGATCAAAGTTATTTTCTTTATGCAATTTCCCAAAAAGCAATAGATTCTCTAATTTTTCCTCTAGGAAATATGCTAAAAGAAGAAGTTAAACCACAAGCGTTTAAGGCTATGCCTTGGCTTGGAAGTTTAGAAACTTATAAAGAATCTCAAGAAATCTGTTTTGTTGATACAGATTATATTGATATTTTAAAAAAGCATCTAGATGTCGAGAAAGAGGGTAATGTTAGAGATATTAAGGGAAATATTATAGGAAGCCATAGAGGGTATATGCAATATACCATTGGAAAAAGGAGGGGGTTTAATATAAAAGGTGCTCATGAACCACATTTTGTTTTAAGCATCAATCCAGAAAAAAATGAAATTACCGTAGGAAAAAGAGAAGAGTTAGCAGTGTTTGATGTTGTAGCACTCAATAAATCCTTACCAAAAAATTTTAAAAGTGGTGAGTATTTTATCAAGATAAGATATAGAAGCATTCCAAGCAAAGCTAGCATAAGAATAGAAGAAGATAAGATCATAGCAAGATTAAAAGAGCCTGCTTATGGAGTGGCAAAAGGGCAGGCTCTTGTGGTCTATGTCGATGATAAAGTGCTAGGTGGTGGCATTATCTTATAGTTTTATGCACCTTTAATCCAGCACTTGCCTGAGTAGTTGGCATTATCTCCAAGCGATTAATATTGACATGGGGAGGTAGCATCGCACACCAATATACGCTCTCTGCAATATCCTCAGGAGTGAGAGCGTTTGCATTTTCATAAAGTTCTCTGGCTTTTTTTACATCCCCTTTAAATCTAACAATGGAAAATTCACTACCTTCACACAACCCCGGCTCAATATTTGTAATTCTTATATTTTTACCTACAAGATCTGCTCGTAGATTTAAGCTAAATTGTTTTACAAATGCCTTTGTAGCCCCATAAATATTACCGCCTTCATAAGGGTAGGTTCCAGCAATAGATCCTATATTAATAATATGTCCTTGATGCTTTTTAACCATTGAAGGTAACACAAAATGTGTGACTTTTACAAGCCCCAAAATATTAGTTTCAATCATTTTTTCCCAATCACTGATCTCACAATTTTCCGCACTCTCAATCCCCAATGCCAAACCAGCATTATTAACTAGAATGTCAATATTATTCAGCTCTTCTTCTAATTCCTTTTTAATAGTATCCATATCATTCACATCGCTAGCAATGATTTTTTTACATTTATTTCCTAAGGTTTTTTGTAAATTTTTTAATTTTTCTTTACGTCTTGCAATCAAGATAACTTCGTGATTTTCTTGAACAAACCTTTTTGCTATTGCTTCTCCAAACCCACAACTTGCACCCGTAATCAAAATAAGCATTTCTACACCTTAGTAATTTGTATTGCATTTGTTATGATTTAAAAATATAATACATCTTTTTAAATAAGACCCAAAAAAGGAAAGTGATGATTAGTGTAGGACATAGTCCCGATGCTGATGATTTATTTATGTATTATCCAATTGTTTTTGGTTGGGCAAATAGTAAATATGGTTTAAAGTTTAAAAACATTGCGCTTGATATCCAAACCCTAAATCAAAAAGTTTTAAAACAAGAATATGATGTAAGCGCAATCTCTTTTGCACTTTATCCTAAAGTAAGAAAAGAATATGCTTTACTAAGAACAGGGGTAAGTTTTGGAAATGGTTATGGTCCAAAACTAGTAAAAAGAAAAAATACTATTTTAAAAAGAAATTTTAAAGTAGCATTGAGTGGTGAGCATACAAGCAATGCGTTATTATTTAAGATT from Helicobacter sp. 'house sparrow 1' encodes the following:
- a CDS encoding beta-ketoacyl-ACP synthase II → MRRVVVTGLGMINSLGLNKGDSFKSIIEGKCGVNRITSFDVSDFPVQIAAEIKDFDPNTVMNPKEIKKADRFIQLALKATKEAMADSGLLGSDGKCDTSISERFGVSSGAGIGGLGNIEKNSITCFERGARRINPFFIPSALVNMLGGFTSIEFGIKGPNLASVTACAAGTHAIIEATKTIMLGGADRMLVIGSESAICPVGIGGFAAMKALSDRNDNPQEASRPFDKDRNGFVMGEGAGALVLEDYDSAKARGAKIYAEVVGFGESGDANHITTPAPEGEGAARAMRAALNMANTRIDYINAHGTSTAYNDLYETKAIKQVFGADIPLVSSTKGQIGHCLGAAGAIEAVISIMAMENGILPPTINQKVKDPECDLDYIPNVAREKQINAVMSNSFGFGGTNGVIVFKKI
- the accA gene encoding acetyl-CoA carboxylase carboxyl transferase subunit alpha — translated: MAVYLDFEKKIKALQDEIEMAVIRGDTAAKDILEVELEKEVRSIYSGMSDYQKLQLARHPDRPYAMDYIQLLLTDSYEISGDRHFSDDKAIVCFIGKIEGQGVLVIGEEKGRGTKTKVMRNFGMPHPEGYRKALRAAKLAEKFDLPILMLIDTAGAYPGLGAEERGQSEAIAKNLQEFAALKVPTVSIIIGEGGSGGALAIGVADRLAMMQYSIFSVISPEGCAAILWNDPAKIESATKAMKITPEELKKFGLIDDIILEPSRGAHRDKEFAALAIKKYFLENLKEIREEKDFIAKRYNKLMSYGAFI
- a CDS encoding anthranilate synthase component II, giving the protein MIQITMIDHYDSFTYNIVHYLKDFNLKVFYPHQIDWKFLENSSHVIFSPGYGHPKEMKHSLKILEKIYLKKPILGICLGHQIIAHFFNSKVCRLKNPFHGKTSVVTHYNSSLFQGIPNQFQVGRYHSLCVKNLQEPLRVNCLSDDGVVMGLEHQELPIYGLQFHPESILSRYGKDILMNFLKF
- the mnmA gene encoding tRNA 2-thiouridine(34) synthase MnmA encodes the protein MKVALLMSGGVDSSYSAYLLKSQGYTVKGFYLKLHDKEEKHKIFIQNCQKVAKNLGFDFEVIDAQEEFKKRVYDEFIQSYKRGETPNPCALCNPLMKFGLALEKAIERGCEKIATGHYARIGEINGKKCIQEAKDKSKDQSYFLYAISQKAIDSLIFPLGNMLKEEVKPQAFKAMPWLGSLETYKESQEICFVDTDYIDILKKHLDVEKEGNVRDIKGNIIGSHRGYMQYTIGKRRGFNIKGAHEPHFVLSINPEKNEITVGKREELAVFDVVALNKSLPKNFKSGEYFIKIRYRSIPSKASIRIEEDKIIARLKEPAYGVAKGQALVVYVDDKVLGGGIIL
- a CDS encoding SDR family NAD(P)-dependent oxidoreductase is translated as MLILITGASCGFGEAIAKRFVQENHEVILIARRKEKLKNLQKTLGNKCKKIIASDVNDMDTIKKELEEELNNIDILVNNAGLALGIESAENCEISDWEKMIETNILGLVKVTHFVLPSMVKKHQGHIINIGSIAGTYPYEGGNIYGATKAFVKQFSLNLRADLVGKNIRITNIEPGLCEGSEFSIVRFKGDVKKARELYENANALTPEDIAESVYWCAMLPPHVNINRLEIMPTTQASAGLKVHKTIR
- the acpP gene encoding acyl carrier protein, whose translation is MAIFDDVKEVVVQQLNVDANQVKPEAEFVKDLGADSLDVVELVMALEEKFGIEIPDEQAEKISTVGDVVAYIEANKK